Proteins co-encoded in one Leptospira yasudae genomic window:
- a CDS encoding TRAP transporter large permease subunit, whose protein sequence is MAKKIVSWAVLLFLFVPLIQSFGQLVQARMLELGESIWPRYAEIRIHCIASEINSLEKVEVSASDSALLEELDLGTDSASKTPSKKENTAESSVLPPMELSLGQKLYCGTERKLSSITIFAIDYIPMTMVILLLVAGIVSTTRRYHIALKNPENKKEELASELSQILANAILVFSAASMLPFSKGVDAQIQVLWIAGLVFLSALNVYNIRNSEFTHIPADRQKSRMSEILLAIPLYCWMAVVCGVYFTLIEYHPAGLAIYLQKLTAHATLYIQIGLYVWTGILLRDTSLGRRFFDLLKPWKLPAELLAVIVVIAAALPTAYSGASGIVVLALGATIFVELRRAGASQERALAATAMSGSLGVVLPPCLLVVIVASLNLDVTTDELFHWGWRVFAVSTTLFLAVSWFLRKESWKIQPESGAMKTTWSVFKPFSLYILIAVVIVFVLVFGLNTHFDEHTAPYMLPIAMLALIYWDHKQSQKEHHPASNVRDVVKISRTSYDTGSHLGALLMLMGLSACMGGVFERSNVINLFPSQLGSPLSAMIVLTIALVIIGMLMDPYGAVILVSVTLYPIAKANGIHPLNFWMTALVSFELGYLTPPVALNHLLTKHVVREYLEKEPEIHHASFFSRYERVIVPIIVLFLTLIVTAFGPILYQNWGSK, encoded by the coding sequence ATGGCAAAGAAAATCGTATCTTGGGCAGTATTGCTCTTTCTTTTTGTTCCTTTGATTCAAAGTTTCGGTCAGTTGGTCCAGGCTCGAATGCTCGAGTTGGGAGAATCCATCTGGCCGCGTTATGCGGAGATTCGGATTCACTGCATCGCGTCCGAAATCAATTCCTTGGAGAAGGTGGAAGTCAGCGCTTCCGATTCAGCGCTTTTGGAAGAACTGGATTTAGGAACGGATTCCGCTTCCAAAACGCCCTCGAAAAAGGAAAACACGGCAGAGTCTTCCGTGTTGCCTCCGATGGAGTTGAGCCTGGGGCAAAAACTCTATTGCGGCACGGAACGAAAACTTTCTTCGATCACGATCTTTGCAATCGACTATATTCCGATGACGATGGTGATTCTGCTTCTCGTCGCCGGGATCGTCTCGACTACGAGGCGTTATCATATCGCTCTCAAAAACCCCGAAAACAAAAAGGAAGAACTCGCTTCGGAGTTAAGTCAGATTCTCGCGAATGCGATCCTTGTTTTTTCCGCAGCGTCCATGTTGCCGTTCAGCAAGGGAGTGGACGCGCAGATCCAAGTCTTGTGGATCGCGGGGCTCGTTTTTCTGAGCGCATTGAACGTTTATAATATTCGAAATTCTGAATTTACTCATATTCCGGCGGACCGGCAAAAAAGCAGGATGTCCGAGATTCTTCTCGCGATTCCGTTGTATTGTTGGATGGCCGTCGTCTGCGGAGTGTATTTTACTCTGATCGAATATCATCCAGCCGGTCTTGCGATCTATCTGCAGAAATTGACCGCGCACGCCACGTTGTATATACAGATCGGTTTGTACGTTTGGACCGGGATTTTACTCCGCGACACTTCTCTCGGGAGAAGATTCTTCGATCTATTGAAACCTTGGAAACTTCCCGCGGAACTTTTAGCGGTGATCGTCGTGATCGCGGCGGCGCTTCCGACCGCCTACAGCGGCGCTTCCGGGATCGTCGTATTGGCGTTAGGTGCGACCATCTTCGTGGAACTCCGAAGAGCGGGCGCCTCGCAGGAAAGAGCGTTAGCCGCAACCGCCATGAGCGGAAGTTTGGGAGTGGTTCTTCCTCCTTGTCTTTTGGTGGTGATCGTCGCTTCTTTGAATCTGGACGTGACCACGGACGAACTCTTTCACTGGGGTTGGAGAGTATTCGCGGTTTCCACGACCTTGTTCTTGGCAGTAAGCTGGTTTTTACGCAAAGAATCCTGGAAGATTCAGCCGGAATCCGGCGCGATGAAAACGACTTGGTCCGTTTTTAAACCGTTCAGTTTGTATATTCTGATCGCGGTTGTGATCGTATTCGTGCTTGTGTTCGGTCTCAATACGCATTTCGACGAACATACGGCTCCGTATATGTTGCCGATCGCGATGCTTGCTTTGATTTACTGGGATCACAAACAGAGTCAGAAGGAGCATCATCCCGCTTCGAACGTGCGAGACGTCGTGAAGATTTCCAGAACCTCGTATGATACCGGCTCTCACCTCGGCGCTCTTTTGATGCTCATGGGGCTTTCGGCTTGTATGGGAGGGGTGTTCGAGCGTTCCAACGTGATCAATCTCTTCCCGAGCCAGTTAGGTTCTCCATTGTCCGCGATGATCGTTTTGACGATCGCTCTCGTGATCATCGGAATGCTGATGGATCCGTACGGCGCGGTGATCTTGGTTTCCGTTACGCTGTATCCGATCGCGAAGGCGAACGGAATTCATCCATTGAACTTTTGGATGACGGCTCTCGTTTCCTTCGAGTTGGGATATTTGACTCCGCCGGTGGCGCTCAATCACCTTTTGACCAAACACGTAGTACGCGAGTATTTGGAGAAAGAACCGGAAATTCATCACGCGAGTTTCTTTTCGAGATACGAGCGCGTGATCGTTCCGATCATCGTTCTTTTTCTGACTTTGATCGTAACTGCCTTCGGTCCGATTCTCTATCAAAACTGGGGATCTAAGTAA
- a CDS encoding putative solute-binding protein, translating to MKGIRFQILTVLALALASSLSAADPINKTICVFDPSGTHGDIYKSALRYQAQALNWGIRLEPKAYTDEVVANSDFKAGKCNLALLTSLRVRGYVPQSGSLEAIGALPSYDLLKRTIDVLANPKARQLNVAGEYETMAMFPGGAVYLLLRDKNLRSIKDLAGKKIATLTYDQAATTMVDVVGSSMVPAEIATFAGIFNNGRADACYSPAVGFKPLELMKGVIPNGGIVKFPIGQLTFQIVGKTADFPADYGNQSRQWAATQFETMLELTRKAEKEVPAKYWLEVPKEEVKGYFEKFREVRIKLRDKGVYHASILKLMKGVRCKADAAAEECSDSLE from the coding sequence ATGAAAGGAATCCGTTTCCAAATTCTAACCGTTCTTGCGTTGGCCCTTGCGTCTTCGCTTTCGGCGGCAGATCCGATCAATAAAACGATCTGCGTCTTCGATCCGTCCGGAACACACGGTGATATCTATAAGTCCGCTCTTCGTTATCAAGCACAGGCTCTGAACTGGGGAATCCGTCTCGAACCGAAGGCTTACACGGACGAAGTCGTTGCGAACTCCGATTTCAAAGCGGGCAAGTGCAATCTCGCTCTTTTGACGAGCCTTCGCGTTCGCGGTTACGTTCCCCAATCCGGTTCTCTCGAAGCGATCGGCGCTCTTCCTTCGTATGATCTTCTGAAAAGAACGATCGACGTTCTTGCAAATCCGAAAGCGAGACAGTTGAACGTCGCGGGAGAATACGAAACGATGGCGATGTTTCCCGGCGGTGCGGTATATCTTCTTTTGAGAGATAAGAATCTCCGTTCCATTAAAGATCTCGCAGGAAAGAAGATCGCGACTTTGACCTACGATCAAGCGGCGACTACGATGGTCGACGTTGTGGGTTCTTCCATGGTTCCCGCCGAGATCGCTACCTTTGCCGGAATTTTTAACAACGGACGTGCGGACGCTTGTTATTCTCCCGCGGTCGGTTTTAAACCTCTCGAATTGATGAAAGGCGTTATTCCGAACGGCGGAATCGTAAAGTTTCCGATCGGACAACTTACGTTTCAAATCGTCGGAAAGACCGCGGACTTTCCTGCGGATTACGGAAATCAATCCAGACAATGGGCGGCGACTCAGTTTGAAACGATGCTTGAGTTAACCAGAAAGGCGGAAAAAGAAGTTCCCGCCAAGTATTGGCTCGAAGTTCCCAAAGAAGAAGTCAAAGGTTACTTCGAGAAATTCAGGGAAGTTCGCATTAAACTCCGAGACAAGGGCGTATATCACGCTTCCATTCTCAAGCTGATGAAAGGAGTTCGTTGTAAGGCGGACGCCGCTGCGGAAGAATGTTCCGATTCCTTAGAATAA
- the rktP gene encoding Arg-Lys translocation region protein phosphatase RktP: MLNKIPSKLKLPIAVFVLSFLFFLIYTVADDIILKSPLGQSKAISLSIRLAFALSFSMLLASLVFYSVKLIYASMRSLVTLVQDWGSDVYEEHPVANRDDEIGELVRAFRLKFFQQKEMEDEPTQEAMNERTREIADSVQRAFYRIQLPKIRNLDVSLFPRMSGDSNCDYVNVIPSADGCVGILAGFPSPGVLESAFKARLEGILSLANETSGVRGEEMVLKIGKILSKMPIPFLNLSLFYLVAKTGELGWIHFQELPAFVYKNERLNAFEKTKVRYFDYKAVELDLKKTTLKAGEYWILVSDRIYSAIGIPSGEFTKQFETALSGKNFGNSRDLILDCGRIIERRYGKNVLETSAFLAVARK, from the coding sequence ATCTCCTTTGGGTCAAAGCAAGGCGATCTCCCTTTCGATCCGTCTCGCCTTTGCCCTTTCCTTTTCGATGCTTTTGGCCTCTCTCGTATTCTATTCCGTAAAGCTAATATACGCTTCGATGCGTTCTCTTGTGACTCTCGTTCAAGACTGGGGAAGCGACGTCTACGAAGAACATCCCGTCGCCAACCGGGACGACGAAATCGGGGAACTCGTTCGCGCGTTTCGTCTGAAATTCTTTCAACAAAAGGAAATGGAAGACGAACCGACCCAAGAAGCGATGAATGAAAGAACGAGGGAGATCGCCGATTCGGTGCAGCGCGCGTTTTATCGGATTCAACTTCCCAAGATCCGCAATTTGGACGTTTCCCTTTTCCCGAGAATGAGCGGAGACTCTAACTGCGATTATGTGAACGTCATTCCGAGCGCGGACGGCTGCGTGGGGATTCTCGCGGGATTTCCGAGTCCGGGCGTTTTGGAATCCGCGTTCAAAGCGAGACTCGAAGGAATTCTCTCCTTAGCCAACGAAACCTCCGGTGTCCGCGGAGAGGAAATGGTCTTAAAGATCGGAAAAATTCTTTCCAAGATGCCGATTCCGTTCTTAAACCTTTCCCTCTTTTATCTCGTCGCTAAAACGGGAGAATTGGGTTGGATTCATTTTCAAGAGCTGCCCGCTTTCGTGTATAAAAACGAACGGTTAAACGCCTTCGAAAAAACGAAAGTTCGTTACTTCGATTACAAGGCGGTCGAGTTGGATCTCAAAAAGACCACCTTAAAAGCGGGTGAATATTGGATCTTGGTTTCGGACCGGATTTATTCCGCGATCGGAATTCCCTCCGGAGAATTCACGAAACAATTTGAAACCGCTCTTTCCGGAAAGAATTTCGGAAATTCCAGAGACTTGATTTTGGACTGCGGCAGAATCATCGAACGCAGATACGGAAAGAATGTTCTCGAAACTTCCGCCTTTCTAGCCGTTGCGCGAAAGTAA